Part of the Notamacropus eugenii isolate mMacEug1 chromosome 5, mMacEug1.pri_v2, whole genome shotgun sequence genome is shown below.
TTCTAAATTTTAGAGAGATCAAGCAGCTTGCTAGTCAGCAtcagaggtgagatgtgaaccTAAGTCATCTTGACCCCAAGCCAGCATCACTAACCATTAGGCTACCTCTTGGTGCTGAAATCCTCATATCAGGCCATCTCTCTAGATTAAGCCTCAAGACCTTATTTCTGAATTCTATaggcttccctggcttttttcATTCCCCTCTCAAGTCATGTGTCAGTTTACCTTGAGGAAGGGAAGCATTCGTTACGCataagtaccaggcactgtgctaggcattttgcaaatattatctcatttggtcttcacaacattcctgggaggtaggtggtatcaatgataataataataatagcattatatattttatatagcaaaaaccaggcactgtgctaagctctttgcAAAACTTATCTCATTTGTCTCACGTATATATGAGATATATCTCATATCTCACAACATCCCCAGAAGGTAgctgctgctattattattccaatttaacagtggaagaaactgaggcagagaaaagttatgtgacttccccaaggtcacatgattAGTAAGcatccgaggctggatttgaactcaggtctccctgactccagaccctgtgcAATAGGAGCAATGATGATTTAGGAGCTCCTGGAGGACTAAACATCTGATGCACTCTAGCCATTCTTCCACCTTGCTTCTGAGTTCGCACTACCATGATCTCATCATCCATGCTGGCACTCACTTACAGAAGGGAAACCTGGGATGAGTTCTTACTTTGCTTGAGTAGGTAGGGCAGCTTCTTTTTGTTTCTGATACTGCAACAGAACCACGACAAGAGAAGAAGCACAAAGAATCCAATAGCCATGGTCAGAGCCAGAGTAAAGATGATTAATTGACGGTCCTTagcttcaaaaaaagaaagaaagaaaaaatccggaGGTGAGACAACAGAGGATAGATAGGAAACCTGACAATGGGGAGCCTAGTTACAAATTTATTCCTAAGCATGATGGAGGGGGATAAACCTTTGCACATTTCTAATATGTTGGCTTTGGGAATTAGATGGGACCCTAAGAAGAATTTTGTGAtaaatgagtcatttttccagacATAGAAATTTAATGGCTATCTACTATATATGTGATCATACCTTATACATTAGGCTGTGAGCTTttagaggacagggactgtcttttgtctttttctttttttgtatctctggtgcttaacacagtgcctggaacatagtaagtccttaatgaatgtttcatgaaaaaaattcttattttttattaaaattattaaatgttttatttgattaaaattattaaatattaattaaagtacattattattaaaatgcttattgattttatCAATGTAGATCAGGGTTGTTTTTACATGACATTGAAAAATCAATAGTGATCCACATGACTAGAAGAATGTTGAAGAACAGGATAACTACTAACAGGGGCAGATATGGGGGTGGCAAATGCTAAATTGGCTTTTCTCTTCCTAGGATTTAACATTCTCAAACTTCTTCTCTTTCACTGGTGCTACCAATCACTGTGATCTTTGTTCTACTAAAATACTCTGTGTAgtgatcaataagtatttattaagcacctactgtgtacccaTCAGGCACTATGTAGGTAGGTGCTGAAGATAGaaagtgaaacaatccctaccctcaaggaatgtCCATTCTATAGGACATATTGAATAGAACCTTTaaagttggagaaaaaaaattccaaagttcAAGGTTATTACTTTAGAAAGACACTGCTTAAAAAACACTATGTTTTCTATATTATGTGGCATCCAATTTTCTAATTTCTGtaggtttttttcatttgtagtttgtttttttgttgttgaaatggTGATTTCATGGAAGTAGGAAGCTCTAGTCAAGAGTAATCTAGTCTTCAGTCAAATCAAgttaacaaacttttattaaatagttgctgtgtgccaggcattgggataagtgctaaggatacaaagaaaggcagaaatagttcCTGCTCTGAAGTAagtcacagtttaatgggggaagaaGTATGTAAACTACCATGTAcaagatatatatagagagagatagatacagatatagatatagatatgtatatatatacatacatacatatatatgcattatgtatatatacatatatgtgtatctatatgtctatatcacataaactatatattatattgatatatactatctataatatatattatagattgtatatataaatattagatattagaTGTATATATCTActtatacaagataaattggaggtaatatACAAAGGAAGGCACTAGGAATAAGAAAGATTAGGAAAGGGTTCTTGcgaaaggtagaattttagctgagacttgaaggaagccagcaggcagagatgaggagggagagcattccaggaaatGAGGGATAGCTGGTGCAAATGCCTAGAATTGGGAGACAGAATGTCTTATGAGAGCAATGGCAAGGATggcagtgttactggatcaaagagtacattaGGAGCGAGTAAGAAGGCTAGAAAAGTGGTAGGAAGACAGGTTATGAAAGGTTAGGGTTAAAAAATCAGGggattttatatatttgattctggaagtaatagggagccattgggaTGTATCGAATAGGGGGAACACATGATCAGAGCTACACGATGATCAATTTGACAGATGTATGaagtggggagaggcttgaggcaaggagaccaatgagAAAATTATCAAAATAGTGCAGACATAAGGTGATGGAAGGTGatagtggtggtggcagtggtagaggagaaaagggggcagTTACAAGAGATGTTAGGTGAAATCAACAGATcgtgacaactgattggatattagACTGGGGGACAGAGTGGGGATggagtgaggagctgaggatgacatgTAGGCTGTGAGCCTGTGTGTCTggaaggaagataatgaattttattttggacaGGTTGAGTATGAGGTAGCTATAGGGCATtcaattcaagatgtccaataggcagttgaagATTTTAGTCTGGAAGTCACAagaaaggataaaatagatttaagagtcatctgcatagagctgataattaaattcatagaaactgatgagatcgccaagtgaaatagtatagagggaaaagagaagaggatccaCGACAGAACCTTAggggacacccacagttagtaGGCACAACTTGGATAAAGAtcaagaaaaggagacagagaaaaagcaaTCCGAGAAGTAAGAGAAGAATGAAGTGCCATGAAaccctagagagaagaaaagagcgtgatcaacagtgtcaaaggctgcaaagagatcaagaagaatgaggattgacaAAAAAGTCCcttatatttggaaattaatgAAACCACTGGTAATCTGGAGAGACTAGTTTCAGTCAAATGATGACCTTGGGAGTCAGACTgcagagagtgagaggaaaggaagcagaggCACTGACTGTAAATGGTTTTCCCAAGGAGTGCCAAAGCAACTTATCATCTTAGAAAGTGTTCTAAGATgtcaagagacttgtccagggtcacacagtcagtttgTGTCAGACAGAAATTGAACCTCAACCTTCTTGACTCTGAGGGCAGTTCTCTAACCGCTACGGCATGTCCCTTCCCATGATGTATAGTAGCTGTATGCAAATCAGAATTCCTATTAAATTCTGAATCTTGGGGTCTCTACTGGGTATCCTTGTTGAGTTGGTGTGTACCAGACGGATTGAGTTACAGTTAGTATAGAACAGCCATGACAGGTTCATATTAATCAGATATTAACCAATAGCTTACCAGTACGTGTGAGAGAAATGGGTACTGTTACAGACATTGTACCCAGAGTGGCATCTGTTTGGGTGGATCCACATACCACGTCCCTTTTATTAGTTCCATTTACAAGCACTACTAGTCCATTTAAAGAGCAGCTGAAGTGAAATGAGAAACAAGTAAATAATTAAAACTTGAACGTGATTAATTTCAGAAACCAAAGCAATTACTTCTATTCCAGTTCATGGAAAgctaataataaaatgaatttgaagttaataatgataattatatatactatacaatatacatataataataataataaatacatataattataatatttgaaGTTAATAATCAACAAATGCATCACAGGTCATGTAACCTTAAATTTGGACATTAAAGGTTTTCTAATCCAACTCCGAATCCTGTCTAAACTATCCTCCAATGCATGAGCGTTCAGTTTCTAGCTGAATACCTCTAGGAAGGAAGAAATCATCCTCTCCCTAGATGACCCATTCCACTGTTGGATCCTAACTGATGGCAGGTTTTTCCTTGCATTGATCTTCATTCCTTACATCTCTTAGATTCTGGGAGAACAGATTTGAAATATCTATGCATAATAGCAAATGTTATGGAAGATGCAAAGATGATAGCAGCAaacctgccctcatggagcttataatctGGAAAGGATAATACAAGGACACAAATaactgtaataaaaataaaactcgCACTTGCATAATTCTCTACCTTttaaaagcactttccttacaacccTGCATCTCCATTTcgcagacaagaaaactgaggctcagaaagtgaCTTGGCAGTAGTGGTTGTGTAGGACTTTGAACCAAATTCTTAGACCAGAGCTTTTTACACTATATTCCACTGTTTCTCCAATACAAGATAAGGTGTGAAAATGGAATGTGAGATATAGAATTCTATGTCACTGTGGCTGAAGTGGCCAGGGAGAAAATGTAGACAGAGACAAGAACCATGGACAGAATCCAAGGAACCACCAACATtgaagggatgggagaagggcACATCATGGAAGGAGTCATAAAGGAAGCAGAAatacaggaggagaaggaggagattaTCATCGAAGCCAAGGGAAAGAGTTTCAAAGAGTTGGTAATTAATAGTGTCATTTAACAGAGAGTTCAGAGTCATTGGACTTGGTAGTTAGGAGGCCACTGAATACtttaagaaagagaaagtgatgggaagaaaggagaagagatggggagagttagaggagaggagagggagagagagagacagagaggggggagggagggagagacagacagagagacagaggaagagagaagaggaggaaggagagagagagggagacagagagaggagagggaatgggaagagagagaccaaaaagagagggagggagacagagacagagatatggTAGAGGGAagtgaagggggaaaggagggagaaggggggacaaagaggaacagagaaagagaggggggagggagagagggagtgaatAACAATGAGAGCTGCATAGAAGTGAGGAGTGAATGGGTAGAATGGATGATATCGTTCATGTCATCAATCTATCATTTTTGCAATAAATAATTCTACCTAGGTACTTGATTAATATGTAAAACTTTAGCATTTATTatcttaaaatataaacttaaacTAGAACCATCATTGAATAATCTAAAGAAAATTAATGTTATACATACTTTGTCCAGTGTCTGCAGTTCCCCCATGTCTGATCGTTAAAGGTACCAAAGCTACAGTCTCTGCAACCTTGGTGGAACAACAAAGGTGGACAAATTTaagtatttttatcattttaagttTTTTCCCTACTATAAACATCTTAACGATTTTTAATGCCATAAAATGCTGTTCAACAGTTCTCAAAGTCCTCTGATTTGAAAAAGCGTTGAGGTTTTCATTCTAGTGACAAGCATTTAAGAAAACTTTATGAGTGTGAATATATTAGAAAATACGTGATATCAAATGGATAGTAAATATTCAAATTATGATTTATTGAAAAGAAGTCTTTATTTACTAGTATGCTTGACCTAGTCACTTACACATATCTATTAAATGTTGCATCTAATAGGATCATAGTTTGAGAACTAGGAAAAATTTTAGCAGTCATCTAagcccagcctcctcattttacagatgaggaaactgaggcccacggaACTTAAATAGCATTTTCAAgatcatacaagtagtaaatggtatagtcaggatttgaacccatattctctgaatccaagtctactttcttttcattttaccatGCTGCTTAAGAATCTGCTAATACAGTTTTGGTACACTTAACAAGTTTAGAACTTCTAGTAGACTTCAAAGAAGGGAAATACAGACCTACCTTTTCCTATAAATTCTTGTCCTTGCTTGCAATCTCGTTGACACCTAGAACATCCTGCTCCAGAACAATGATACCCGGACCTACAATCACACTCCGTATCACTTGTTGGAGTACATTCTTTCTTAGTTCtgaaaacacctttaaaaaatccAAGTTCATTTCAAAATAGgacataaatgcttactgacaaGCTCTCTAATGAAACCTTTCCCTCCTACCACCTCCCACCTCCgctagtagaatgtaaattccttagaTCACAGGCTCTTCCATTTTTGCCCTTATATCCCTATTGCCTACCACAGTGTCAAacacataaatgcttgttgaatgataaaaataaaactgaatatatGACTATAGTGAGAAAGTTTCTCATGACTTTTAGTGCTAAATTAACTCTAAAAACataattccttcattttggtTAGTAGAAGCATGTTCCCATCAACTGTGAAATAGCATGTCACCTGGAATAAACTTTCAATAAAATGCTACTTCTCACATTTTAAGAAACCCAAATTATCTCCATGTAGTTACCACtacagtaattttttaaatttctcaataCATATAGGAAATAGCACTCATGACATTTGAAAAGTAGTGGAAATGGAGAAGAGGCTAGAAAAtggacttctctctctctccctccccctctccctcctctcttttctctctcccctcctctccctctcttttctttttcttaaagggAACCCTGAATATAGAACATCGCATATACTGTCATTCTTATGTGTtgcttggttttgctgaactgatttttaaaaattcattctcaTACAGGATGACTCAATAGGTAGTATAAGGGGGAaagatatatttgtaaatgaaaatgatctaaaaaacacaagataattttaaataattttaaaatcatgggCATAGAGAGAGCCTTAACACAATAGAGGGTCAAAGTTTGTCTATCTCATCACTTATCCAAAACTCGCcatataagcacacacacatacttatggATTCATATTTATGTATGAGATCCTACCTTTACAACTCTTGCATATGTCACATGTCCTCTGTTCACCAGCTGTACTAGAGAAACTATTTGGAGGACATGGAATACAagcctgatttttgttttttccatagtCTGTACCATTCCAGAAAGTACCTAAGGAGCAAAAGAGAGGAATCAAGAGATTCTGGTAACCTTTAGTATTTTGCAGTCTTCACTGTAGCATTCAAGAATATTTAAAGACATGGGAAATAAAAATGCTGAAAATTCAGTCATTCCCAGGGGCTACTGTAATGGAGTTATATTTTGATTAATGATTGACTGACTTTTAAAACTGGAGCCTCCACAAGCACGCTTTGGGAATAAACACCGAATCAGAAAGAATGAGatataaataaagcaaaattaaaatagacTATATAAATCTTATGTCTCAGTTAAAACAGAATCATTGCTTATCCTGATGACTAGATCCACTAAGAAGGGAATTTTCCTAACTATTCCACTAAAACTATATTCAGGATGGACCCAAGAAGTTAATTAAAGTCAGGTAGGGTGGCCATGAAATTAAGAGTCAGTAAGATAGACAAGAACATGTCCTTGATTTTTGTTCTTACCAGCTGGACAACTGCCACAGGAATCCTGGACCAGAGTTCCCCAAAGTAGTATGACAAGAGTTAGCATTGCATCCAATTTGTCGGAGCTGTTTACCATGTTGGAGTCTTAGAGAAAGGTGGTGCTCAGGAGGTCAGTTCCCACGACACTCTAGCCTGTTGCCACAATCTTCACTCTCAAGGAGACACTTCCAGGTGATAAAGCTAGGTTATGTGTCTCATGAACTAATTGTCTACCTCAAAATTCTTTGATTTCCTACAAAAATCCATAGATGTCAACCCAGTCTTGTTCTGGAAAAGTAGCAGAAGCACCTGCTCCTGACAGGTCGGAGATTCAGCAGTGCCTATCCTCTTTGGTTTACACTTGCCTAGGTTTTCCTAACTGCAGAGCCAGCTTCCAGAACATCACCATAAGGCAGGTCCAGTATCACAGTTCCCTGACAAAGGCATCCATAGTTCAGCAAGGTTTTCTGCATACCTAGAACAAGACACATTTGGTCAATTGATCCATCCATCAAcagtatttcttaagcacctccTAAGGGTCAGGCACTTTGcgaagctctggggatacaaagacagaagtgaaacagtccctgctctacGTTGTATCGGGCAGAAATTCCTGAAAAGAGGGGAGAAACActtatcaatgatttttttttttaagaaatttggATCTCTCTCATTAGCACTGCTGATTTCTAAAGCATAGAGTAAATAAACCAGAAGTTTCAACATCAACTAAAGTGATCATTTGGGGATGGAGCAGCGTCTCTGGGCTCAACCTACTTCCTGTCTTCTTTGCAGACATGGATTTGTTCTGACATCTGgagcaaagcaaagaaaacattAAGCAAAATAGATATTCTCTTTCATAATGTCTATTTTATACCGAGCTCCCAGGACCCGATCAAAGGGGAACCACTAAAtacaaaagatgaaatgagaaggaaataggaagttcagaaaggcaaaagatggagGAAGTACTACCAATAACAAACCTGTGAAAATT
Proteins encoded:
- the TNFRSF9 gene encoding tumor necrosis factor receptor superfamily member 9, with the translated sequence MVNSSDKLDAMLTLVILLWGTLVQDSCGSCPAGTFWNGTDYGKNKNQACIPCPPNSFSSTAGEQRTCDICKSCKGVFRTKKECTPTSDTECDCRSGYHCSGAGCSRCQRDCKQGQEFIGKGCRDCSFGTFNDQTWGNCRHWTNCSLNGLVVLVNGTNKRDVVCGSTQTDATLGTMSVTVPISLTRTAKDRQLIIFTLALTMAIGFFVLLLLSWFCCSIRNKKKLPYLLKQTFIKPLQTTQEEDACSCGFPEEEQGEREIIKFHSELHLELFLKDSK